The DNA segment CGGAAATAAGCTAACAATGTAAAATTGTCATCCCGCAGTTGAACATAATCAGGAATTTTCGCTGTACCTTTTACTTTTAAAATATACATGTCACAAAAGTACAAAATGAAAAGGCCTTTCGAAGCATTCCGAAAGGCCTTTTCATAATTTCTTTAACCGTTTTATTAACGTAGTGTTACCGGAAATGTTTGTCCGTTTACAGCAACCGATGCCTGGTTATCGCAAACTCCCGAACCGTAGTCAAATGTTCTGGTTGCTTTCCCACTTGGTGTGAGGTCAAATGTACCTTCCTTGATCCAGTAACAACTAAAATCAATGTCAAGTGCATGTGTAATATTCATTGTATATGAATTTCCTTCGAAATTAGTTCCGTTGGCACTTCCTGTAATCAGGTATTCATCATCGAGCCATGTCAATGTTGATTCCCCTGCAATCCATTCGCGAAAACGGGAAGAGGTCCAGTCCATCGTTCTTCCCTGTGAATCGATGATATGTCCATCTACATCAATTCCGAAATAGATATGACCGGCATTGTTTGTTCCGAAATTAGTTACAGTTTTTGATCCTGTAACTTCAAACATCAGAGTTGTATCCTTTCCGACAAAATAATTATCGAAAGTGGTCGTAATGACAGTTCCTGAATCACCATATTGACCTGTATATGTGAAATTGATCACACCGCGACGATAATGTCCATCAAGACAAAGGCAGTTTGTACTTCCAAAGTCCACATTTGCCAGGCCACCTGTTACGGTTGAATCTTGTGTTATCGTCACTGTTGCACAGGTACTGAGAAATGTAGCTGACTGATCAGTGAAACGGTAGGTTGTTAAGCCCCCTGAACCATTCTTGATCGCCTGGTTTGCGATATTGTTCACATCATTGAAAACACCTTCTGCCAGAGCATTGTCCTGTGCCGATTGAGTGTCAAATTCTAATACTTCCTGTTCTTTTTCCTTCTTACAACTGAAGCTGATCAAACTTAAAAAGCTGATCACAAGTACGAAGTTTCTAAATCCTGGTCTCATTTTTTTGGTTTTTTTGTGAAAGTCCGATGCTGAGTAGTAATCATCTGCTCCTGAAAGTGGATTTCAGTTTAATTTTCATGATGAAGTATGTAGTTGATGAACAACGTTGTACTTGAGTTGAAAATTCTACACTTGATTTATTTGATCGTTTCTTTCGGAATATTTGACGTTAGCAACCTTATACTTTGCTTTTTTAAAATTGTTGCTCGTGTTTAAAACTATGTTCGTAACTACACTATGGAAAAACCAGTGTAGACGGGTGTTTGCAATAATTTTGAAAGAATTACCGTTTACACCGAAATTTACCTCCAACCAATGACAAGAATTTTTTTAGTTCTGCTGACACTTCTTTCCCTTCAGGCGTTTTCTCAGCAAACAGCCATATATCAGGATCCAGAAAGAGAATACCGGCAAGGACTAGATCTGTTAGAAAAACAGAAATATGGCGCTGCACAAAAGCTCTTCATGAATGTACTTCAGTCGAAAGAACATTTATCGTACGACGTTATTTCAAATTCCGCTTATTACGCTGCAAAATGTGCTTCTGAACTTTTTAATAAAGATGCAGAGTATCTGTTGCTTGACTTTATTGAAAAATATCCGGCAAGTTCAAATTATCAGCCTGCAGTTTATGATCTTGGTATTTATTACTACCGGCTAAAGCGTTATAAAAATGCAATTGAATTTCTGGCAAAGGTTGATCAATCTGATCTTTCTGCAGAGAAAAAAGATGAGGTAAATTTTAAGATCGGTTATTCATACTACATGACATCAGAATATGATAAAGCATCAAAAGCTTTTTTTCTGATGAAAGACGGGAACTCGAAATATGCCAGCGCTGCCCAGTATTACTATGCACACATTGCTTTTGTGAGTGAAAATTACGAAACCGCTTTGCAAAGCTTTCTTAAACTGAAAGACTCAGAAGCTTTTGCTCCTGTTGCTCCTTATTACATCACACAGATCTATTATCGTCAGAAAAAATATGATGAAGTTGTAAAGTATGCACCTTCAGTACTGGATACTTCTGCAACAAAAAATGGAATTGAGATCGGCCGGATGGTTGGAGAGTCTTACTACAGGAAAGAAAGTTACAAAGAAGCCATTCCTTATTTACTGGTCTAGGAAAAAAACTCCTCTAATGTAAATCGCAGCGATTATTATGCTCTTGCATTTTCTTACTATCGCACTAAAGACTTTACAAAAGCAGTAACGTATTTCCAGAAAGCGATTGGTGTTGATGATACGCTTTCTCAGAATGCATATTACCATCTTGCCGATTGTCAGTTGGAGCTGAACAATAAACGTTCTGCAAGAACTGCTTTTCAATCAGCTTCCAAAATGAATTTCGATATGGCTATCAAGGAAGAATCGGCATTCAACTTTGCGAAACTGTCATACGAACTGTCTTTTCAGGATGTAGCTTTAGCCTCATTCAGAAATTTCATGAAAGATTTTCCGCAAAGTGCATATAATGATCAGGCAAATGAAATGCTCATTACGATCTACATGAATACCAGAAATTATAAAGATGCAATTACCGCGCTGGATGGAGTGAAAAACAAAACACAGAATATAAAAACGGCATATCAAAAAGTAAGCTACTATCGCGGAGTTGAATTGTTCATGGATAATAATACGAAAGAAGCGATTCAGCTTTTCAAAGCATCTCAACAATATCCTAACGACCAGAACCTGGTCGCTGAAGCGAATTACTGGACAGGAGAAGCTCAGTATAAGCTGGAAGATTACGAAGATGCAATCAAAGCTTACAATGCGTTCTTACTTACTCCTGCTGCATTGAAAAGCGAGCGCTACAATCTTGCGAATTATAATATCGGATACTCATATTACAAAATGGAAAACTTTCCTGAAGCATTGAATTCGTTCAGGAAATATGTGAAGGATAAAATGCGTACTGATGTTTCCCGTTTTAATGATGCAACTTTGCGTCTTGCGGATTGCTACTTTATTCAAAAAGATCAGGCAAGTGCAATGGACTACTACAATCAGGCAATTGCTGCAAATGCAAAGTCCAGCGATTATGCTTTGTATCAGAAAGCTGCTATACAAGGCATACAGGGAAAGTTCGCAGATAAGGTAAACACACTTCAGAAATTATTTGAAAAATATCCAAAGTCAGTTTACTATGATGATGGATTGTATGAAGCAGGACAAGCTTGTATGGCACAAGGAAATTTTGAATTGTCACTGAAATATTTTAACCGGGTGATAAATGAATATCCAAACGGAATCTATTTCAGAAAAGCTGAACTTGGTGCTGCATTGGTTTATTACAACACTAAACAGGATGATAAAGCGATGGCTGCATATAAACGCATCGTACAGAAGTATCCAAATACTTCTGAGTCGCACGAAGCTTTGGTTCAGATCAAAAATATCAGCGTGTCGCAAAACAAAGTTGATGATTACCTGAACTATGTAAAAAATGTTCCGAATGCTGATGTATCGGAAGCAGCAGAGGATTCTTTGACTTATGAAGCTGCTGAATTGGTTTACACACAAGGAAACTGCGAAATCGCCATCCGTGAATTTGATAAGTACATGACCAAATTCCCTAATGCAATTTTCAAAGTAAATGCCAGCTATTATAAATCTGATTGCCTTTACAAAGCAAAAAAATATCAGGAAGCACTTCCGGGATTTGAATATGTAGTCGATCAGCCGAAGACAAATATTACAGAGAAGTCGTTGCTGAATGCTGCAGTGATCAACTATCGCCTTAAGAATTATGAAAGGTCTTTTGTTCAGTTTGAAGCCCTGGAAGGAATTGCTGAAGTCAAAGAAAATATTCTTGCGTCTTATTCAGGTCAGATGCGTTCTGCTTCTAAGATGTTTGACAATGCAAAAGCAACGTCTGCTGCTCAAAAGATTCTAAACTCAACTACCACAGATAAAGACCTCATCAATGAAGCGCATCTTGTAATGGGTCGTTCTTATTTTGAGAAAAAGGATTTTGGTTCTGCAAAAACAGAATTATCAATTGTAGCAAAACGTACAAACAGTGAAATGACCGCTGAAAGCAAGTATCTGCTGGCAGCCATTGAATACAATACTGCAAACTACAAGGAATCTACTAAACTTATTTTTGAAATTCAGAAACAGGTTCCGTCGTATGACTATTGGATTGCAAAAGGATTCATCCTTTTAGGTGACAATTACGTTGCACAGAACGATACTTTCCAGGCAAAGGAAACTTACAAAAGTATAATTGCCAACTACGAAAAGGACGCAAATGATCCTGACGATCTGAAGGCAATTGCTACTGAAAAGCTTGCTGCTATTTCAGTTCCGGAAAAGAGTAAAGAAATGGATCAGAAACTACGCGATGATGAATCAGTAGAAGACTCAACTGAAATTGATAATAAGAAATAATGAAAGGTAATACGATAAAGATGAAAAAATTGAATAAATATTTTTTGATAGCTGCACTCTGTGTTTCGCCTTTCAGTATGTTTTCTCAAAGTACAGACGAGCCGAAGAAGCCCTCAGATGCAAAAGAAGATCTTGGTGATGAAACTTATATCATTGTTAAAGATTACCGTCCAATCTTAGCTGAATCTGCCAAGATCTCTGATTCTCCCGAAGGTGATACAAGTTCTACGAACCCACCGGAAATGAAATATTCAATTCGTTCTCAGAAAGCTGAAACATCCTATGAAACGAGTACGATCAAAGCTGTAAAGATCAAGGATGAACCACTGACTAAACTATATCGTTCGTATATCAAATTAGGTCTTGGAAATTATTCGATCTATAATGGTGAATTATATGTGAATGCATTGCGATCTAAAACAGGTTCGTTAGGACTTGCTTTGGGACATCATTCCGGTTCACCGGGGCTCAAAGGTGTAGGTCCTGCTGCTTACAGCAAGAATCATGGTGGTGTTTATGGAAAGTATATGCTGGATAATAAAACATTCGCCGGCGAATTTAATTTCGACCGGAATGCAGTTCATTATTATGGTTACAATAGTGAAGACTCTATTCTCGATAAAAGTCAGATCGCACAGCGATTCAATATTTTCGGATTGAAATTAAATTTTGCAACTAATTACCTGAAACGGGATAAAATAGATTATTCAGCAGGCATTGACTGGAATTCGGTAAATGATAAATACGAAGTGAATGAAAGTGATGTGAGGGTTCATGGGTTTGTTGGAAAAGATATGGAAAGCTTCTATCTGAAGACAGACTTGTCGTTCGATTATTTCAAAAAATCACGCGCAAATTATGAATTGTTTAGCAGCAATACTGATCTGAGTCGTCACATCATAAATGTTGTTCCAATGATCCAGTTGAAGAATGAGAAAGCCCGCCTGAATCTTGGAGTTGATCTTGCACTGGAGAAAAATCTGGAATCAGAGATTCATCTTTTTCCTAAAGTTGACTTCTCTTTGCCTATAGCTGAGAATATTTTCTACCTCTTTGCAAATGTAAGTGGAGGAGTGGTTAAGAATAATTTCCTGACGATGGCGCTGGAAAATCCTTTTGTGAATTCAACAGTTCAGCCAATGAATACAATTAACAAGATCGAACTAAAGGGTGGGATGAATGGAAGTTTCTCTTCGCGTGTGTCGTTTCTTGCATTTGTAAAGTATTCTTCGTTTGACAGACTTCAATTATATTACAACGATTCCATTTCTTCAAATAAATTTAATACACTTTATACAAATGGAAAAGTGTTAAACATTCATGGTGAATTAACTTATCGTGCCGGTGAGAAGTTTGAAGCATCTGTTCATATTGATCAGTATAAATATTCACTTGACTTTTCACAGAAAGCATGGCATCATCCGAATACTGAAGTTAAATTCAGTGCAAAGTATAATCTTCGGGACAAGCTCTATATCGATGGCGCTTTATTCGGTCGGGGAAGTTACTACGTAAGAATTCAAGAATTAAATGGCTTCAGTGAAAAAAGTATAAAAGGGTATGTTGATGGAAATCTTGGTCTCGAGTATCGTTATTCCAAGATATTATCTGTCTTTGCTAACTTCAATAACCTTGGTTTCGCCAGATATTATTACTGGAACGATTATCCGTCAGAGAGGTTTAATATGCTGGCGGGGATTACTTATTCCTTTTAGTTCAAGGTTCAAAGTTCAAAGTTCAAAGTTGGCTTCGTAGTCAGCTACGAAGCTAACTTTGAACTTTGAACTTTGAACTTTGAACCTTGAACTACCGCGCTCCCTGTTTAAACTTCGCAATCGACTGTCTGGTAAAATCCGACAATACAAGTTTTCCGCTGATCTCTGCTCGTTCAACAAGTAATGTATCCCAATTCTCCGTGCCTTCCCAGAAAACTTTTTTAAGTTCTTTCATTGCTTCGGGATTGCTGTTTGATAATTTTGTTGTCAGGTTTGAAATTGATTGATCCATTCCTTCAATTGATTCATGGACCTCAGCATACATTCCTTTTTCTTTCGCCCACGAAGCGTCCTGCCATTCAGTTGCATTTATAGACATTGAACTAAATGCTGAATTTCCGATCTTTCTTTCTACTGCAGGACCCACCACAAATGGTCCGATACCGACTGCAAGCTCACTTAATTTAACTGATGCAGCCATTGTCGCAAAAGTGTAATCAGCAGCACAGGCAATTCCCACACCACCGCCGACAGCTTTGCCTTGTACTCTTGCTATTACAAACTTCGGAGCTTTTCTGATTGCATTAATGACGGCAGCGAAACCGGAGAAGAATTTTTTTCCTTGTTCAAGATTTTCAATCGCAACTAACTCGTCAAATGAAGCTCCCGCACAGAAAGTTTTCTCGCCTTCGCTTTTCAATAAGATGACTGTTGTATTTTCATCATTGCCTGCTTTTTCAATTTCACTGGCAAGCTGCATCAATAGCATTCCTGGTAGGGAATTGCTTTGAGGATGATGAAAAGTGATCTCGGCAATTTTGCCGTTAACTATCGTGTTTACTTGTCCTGAACTCATAATTTGATTTTGCTTATGCGAAGTAAAGGAAATTATTTTTAACTTGTGGAGTAAAATTACTGTTATGAAAAAAAACATCTTTTTCTTTTTCTTCCTTTTTTCGGTTTCTGTATCAGGTCAAATGAGCCCTTCATGGATCAACCACTTTTGTTGTTTTGATTCAGTTGGGCCGCATTCATTTTCATATCCATTGGGAGTTGTAGTTGAAAATGATTCTATAATTGTTGGTTATTTTGAAGATGATTCAATGAAAGTAAAGATCATCAGTTCTAATACAGGTGCCGACCTGAGCAATTTTGATTTTACCAACGATACTGTTTTTTCTCCCGTTTACTATGGCGGGAGTTTTGTAAAATGCAGGGAAGGGTATGTAAGTGTTACTTCAACTACAGATGCAAATGGATCTTCATTTTTGATCTTCAATGTCATTGATCATAACTTCAATCTTATTAATTCAACACGCCTGGGTACAGCATATTTACAAAATAAGATGACGGGATTATTTAATTATCCCGGTTCTGATACTTCATATTATGTTGCTCAACTTTCAGATTCATTAAGGATATTTAATTTTAATACAACTGATTATAGTGCAAGGGTTTTTAGCTATGGCAAGGATCGGATGGATCGACTTTACAGAAACCTCTTTTTTAATTCTTCGGGTGACCTGACAGTTGTCGGTTTCGAACCGGATGGGTCGCATTCATCTTTGGTGTTTAAAAGAATTGAAGTGCTGAATGGAAATTTACTACAGTCAAAGGATAGTACACTATCACTAGGATATTCTCATGAGTGTTTGCAGAAAGACGATTCTTTAATAGTAGTTTTTACGCCTCTGCTTCCATGGCCTGATTTAACTTTTATGTCTGTTGACATGAATTCTTTTGAGTATTCCGATTTGATCTACACAGGTGAAGTTGTGACTGGTTACTTTTATAGAAATTTATGTAAATCTCCCACCTTAGATAAGTATTATGTTGAAACAGAAGAGGAGTTATTTCAATTCGGCACTGACTATTCTTTTGAATATGTTAGAGTATTGGGACAGTCAACAGTTGGTATTTATAATCAATCTCCGGTTTTATTTGATCAGAATGAAAACCCTATTTTGTTTAATTCCTATTTAAACAATACAATTTTAAATGAAGATCTTATCTGCAGAAGGCTTGACAGAAATTCAGGAAATACAATTGATTCACTGATTTATGACGATGTTCGAAATACTCCGGATTTTGCAGTAGCACAATTTTTTGATGCAGGCAATAATTTGAATTTGCTTTATGCAAATGATTTTGATGATGCATTCATCCTTCAGGAAGAAGCACAGTTAAACATTATTCAACTTAGTTCCCTTACTAATTCTCAGGATGAGATTCCTCTTGAAGTAATAGTGATTTACCCAAATCCTGTATCCAATTACATGAAGTTAAGCAATAAGAATTTAGCAGGTTGCCGGGTTGATTTGTGCGATGTAACAGGGAAATCATTGAAAAAATTTATTTTGAATCCTGAGAGCGAGATTGATGTATCGGATTTAAAGACCGGATTATATTTTTTGCAATTCAAAAAAGAGGGAATAGTAATTTCAAATGCTAAATTTATTAAAATCGAAAATTAATTTTCTTCCTGATAGATTCGGGTTTTATTTGATTGATCTCTGCAGAATAAAAAATTCATCGTTTTCCCAGAATAAATTGTAACTATTTCTATACTTTTCAAGATAAACATCTAAGCGAGGATCAAAAATATCAGTATCATAACTCTTGATCTTTGTTCCAATCAGATAGTTCACTTGCAGCCTTAAAAACATTGCTTCAACTTGTTCAGGCGATTGTCCAGTCATGAGATAGGTAGCAGGATGATCTGTGTACAAAGAGAGTGCAATTGCTTTTATAAAACCAACGACTTCGTTTTCCGGAATTTTGTCTTTTACAACATTCAGCATTTCCTGTGACGTTGGCCTATATGGCCCGTCAGGAATGTCATTCTGTTTTTCAAGTGTTCTATTGAATGGCAAAATATAACCTGTCATCGTTATAAAAATAACAGAAAGGGTTATTGAATCACTGTAAATTCTTTTGTATGACCTTGTAAGTAGCAATATAATGTCGAATGTGTATTTTATCAGTAATGGAAACACCGGGAAAATAAATCTGAAACCGCCTGTGCTTCTGTTGAAGAGTAGAATCATTAGAAGGTAGAAAAGGAAAAACCATTCAGTAAATCCTGCTTTTTTTCTCAGATTTACAACCCATCCAGCCAGTGCTAAAAATACCCACCACGAAGGCATCGTGTCCCAGTTTCCCGGAAAGAAAAATGCTGTGCCCAGTACATCATAATAATATTTTGCATTTATAAATAAGCCGGACGATTCTTTGCCAAATGAATTAGAGTAAAAGCCCAGGAAATATTTCATTTCAACATGAAAAATAATCGTGTTGAAAAGAAAAAAGAAAAGTCCGGCACTCAAAACTACTATTGCTGCGGATTTGATCCGCTTCCTTTCAAAAACAGTAAAACTCACTTTGCGTTCTCCATCCGGACCATGTAATAGTATGTCAGCAATCAGTGCAGCTAGGGATGCAATTCCCACAAACCGGATAGAAGTAAGCCAGGATGCCAGTAACCCACAAACAACATAAAATAAAACCGACCTGTTTTTTCGCTCGACAATTTGAATCAGAAGAAACAGAAAAAATACGAAGGGAATATCGGTGAGAATGCTGTCTTTCAGTAAAAGGAGATAGTGATTATATAAAATGAAAATCACTAACGTAAGAGAGATAAACGGACTAAAATATTTCTTAAAATAATTAAATATCAGTAATCCAAGACCGATCATGAATATGGAGATCAGAATCAGGTAAGGCTTGACTGATAATTTGAAAAAATAATATACCGGAGAAATTATCAGTGGAAATCCTGCCGGATATGCATGCAAAGCAAAATCTCCATCGACCTTATCGAAAACCAATCCGTTGTCGATCTGTGGTCTTTGTTCTACTATATTCCTTGCCTGCAAAATGTACTGAGCATAATCATCACCCCAGTCGTGATACGGCTTTACATTTATATAAAGCAGCGGAAGAAGCAAAAGTATGCATGCAATAAAATAAACTCTGTTGAATCCGGTCATGAGAAAATTTTGTCCAGTCTTATTGCCGCTAAGTAAAGGTTTTTCTCCGAAATCAGAATCTGCTTTTTCAACTTTAAAATTTATTATAGCGGTCACAAAAAAAGCCATCCCCTTATCAGGCGATGGCTTTTTTATTTTTTTGGAATTCTCAACTAAAGAATTACGTTGTTATTAAGCAACGATCTGAGAAATCAAATTAATCCTTTAATCCAGGTTTAATTAGAGGTATACGATGGTAATTTCCCCTCAGCGAT comes from the Bacteroidota bacterium genome and includes:
- a CDS encoding tetratricopeptide repeat protein, whose amino-acid sequence is MNFDMAIKEESAFNFAKLSYELSFQDVALASFRNFMKDFPQSAYNDQANEMLITIYMNTRNYKDAITALDGVKNKTQNIKTAYQKVSYYRGVELFMDNNTKEAIQLFKASQQYPNDQNLVAEANYWTGEAQYKLEDYEDAIKAYNAFLLTPAALKSERYNLANYNIGYSYYKMENFPEALNSFRKYVKDKMRTDVSRFNDATLRLADCYFIQKDQASAMDYYNQAIAANAKSSDYALYQKAAIQGIQGKFADKVNTLQKLFEKYPKSVYYDDGLYEAGQACMAQGNFELSLKYFNRVINEYPNGIYFRKAELGAALVYYNTKQDDKAMAAYKRIVQKYPNTSESHEALVQIKNISVSQNKVDDYLNYVKNVPNADVSEAAEDSLTYEAAELVYTQGNCEIAIREFDKYMTKFPNAIFKVNASYYKSDCLYKAKKYQEALPGFEYVVDQPKTNITEKSLLNAAVINYRLKNYERSFVQFEALEGIAEVKENILASYSGQMRSASKMFDNAKATSAAQKILNSTTTDKDLINEAHLVMGRSYFEKKDFGSAKTELSIVAKRTNSEMTAESKYLLAAIEYNTANYKESTKLIFEIQKQVPSYDYWIAKGFILLGDNYVAQNDTFQAKETYKSIIANYEKDANDPDDLKAIATEKLAAISVPEKSKEMDQKLRDDESVEDSTEIDNKK
- a CDS encoding TonB-dependent receptor — translated: MNKYFLIAALCVSPFSMFSQSTDEPKKPSDAKEDLGDETYIIVKDYRPILAESAKISDSPEGDTSSTNPPEMKYSIRSQKAETSYETSTIKAVKIKDEPLTKLYRSYIKLGLGNYSIYNGELYVNALRSKTGSLGLALGHHSGSPGLKGVGPAAYSKNHGGVYGKYMLDNKTFAGEFNFDRNAVHYYGYNSEDSILDKSQIAQRFNIFGLKLNFATNYLKRDKIDYSAGIDWNSVNDKYEVNESDVRVHGFVGKDMESFYLKTDLSFDYFKKSRANYELFSSNTDLSRHIINVVPMIQLKNEKARLNLGVDLALEKNLESEIHLFPKVDFSLPIAENIFYLFANVSGGVVKNNFLTMALENPFVNSTVQPMNTINKIELKGGMNGSFSSRVSFLAFVKYSSFDRLQLYYNDSISSNKFNTLYTNGKVLNIHGELTYRAGEKFEASVHIDQYKYSLDFSQKAWHHPNTEVKFSAKYNLRDKLYIDGALFGRGSYYVRIQELNGFSEKSIKGYVDGNLGLEYRYSKILSVFANFNNLGFARYYYWNDYPSERFNMLAGITYSF
- a CDS encoding enoyl-CoA hydratase/isomerase family protein, producing MSSGQVNTIVNGKIAEITFHHPQSNSLPGMLLMQLASEIEKAGNDENTTVILLKSEGEKTFCAGASFDELVAIENLEQGKKFFSGFAAVINAIRKAPKFVIARVQGKAVGGGVGIACAADYTFATMAASVKLSELAVGIGPFVVGPAVERKIGNSAFSSMSINATEWQDASWAKEKGMYAEVHESIEGMDQSISNLTTKLSNSNPEAMKELKKVFWEGTENWDTLLVERAEISGKLVLSDFTRQSIAKFKQGAR
- a CDS encoding T9SS type A sorting domain-containing protein, whose product is MKKNIFFFFFLFSVSVSGQMSPSWINHFCCFDSVGPHSFSYPLGVVVENDSIIVGYFEDDSMKVKIISSNTGADLSNFDFTNDTVFSPVYYGGSFVKCREGYVSVTSTTDANGSSFLIFNVIDHNFNLINSTRLGTAYLQNKMTGLFNYPGSDTSYYVAQLSDSLRIFNFNTTDYSARVFSYGKDRMDRLYRNLFFNSSGDLTVVGFEPDGSHSSLVFKRIEVLNGNLLQSKDSTLSLGYSHECLQKDDSLIVVFTPLLPWPDLTFMSVDMNSFEYSDLIYTGEVVTGYFYRNLCKSPTLDKYYVETEEELFQFGTDYSFEYVRVLGQSTVGIYNQSPVLFDQNENPILFNSYLNNTILNEDLICRRLDRNSGNTIDSLIYDDVRNTPDFAVAQFFDAGNNLNLLYANDFDDAFILQEEAQLNIIQLSSLTNSQDEIPLEVIVIYPNPVSNYMKLSNKNLAGCRVDLCDVTGKSLKKFILNPESEIDVSDLKTGLYFLQFKKEGIVISNAKFIKIEN